In a genomic window of Candidatus Neomarinimicrobiota bacterium:
- a CDS encoding SRPBCC domain-containing protein, with protein MNRTVRVSRKLNASVAEVWNAWTNPEEIAKWWLPEGFSESGPPEVDLRVGGEFKYHMQPPEGDAFYAHGIFKEIVPNSKIKSTWLWSTSDAETELTIEFNEAGDSTELVILHEFFTDEEEKNKHTEGWVGCLDRVGKMF; from the coding sequence ATCAACAGAACAGTACGGGTAAGCAGGAAACTAAATGCGTCTGTAGCAGAGGTCTGGAATGCCTGGACTAATCCGGAAGAGATTGCAAAATGGTGGCTTCCGGAGGGGTTCTCTGAATCGGGACCGCCCGAAGTAGACCTCCGGGTCGGAGGCGAATTCAAATACCATATGCAGCCCCCTGAAGGGGATGCCTTTTATGCGCACGGCATCTTCAAGGAAATCGTTCCCAACAGCAAGATTAAATCTACATGGCTTTGGAGTACCTCAGACGCGGAAACAGAGCTCACGATAGAATTCAACGAGGCGGGAGACAGCACCGAGTTAGTTATCCTGCACGAATTCTTTACTGATGAAGAAGAGAAGAATAAGCACACAGAAGGCTGGGTTGGCTGTCTTGACCGTGTCGGGAAAATGTTTTAA
- a CDS encoding PAS domain S-box protein has product MSSGKKLTNELIAKKLTESLNLGYIRYNDDGSVAVVNSILIKLLGYKSKSDFVSSDYAEKLYRNIKGAIKNKSDSPDWSSVDYSLSGKDGAITPVTVHVSKSSEFLEIYIKDLTEIHKLRDAVRMGEDKAKSILDNLVDGIISINDKGIIESVNPAVLNIFGYTTKELVGKNLKKLMPEPDRDNHDNYIGNYHRSGKAKIIGIGREVIGRKKDGTTFPIYLGIGEVELSDHKIFIGIIRDITSQKAAEEILIKSQSELEIRVAERTSKLAEINEILKNEIKIREEIQTELEHLALLAKLNPGPVFQSDEFGIVNFANPAAKGLFDESVVGKSIDLLFKNITESRIKKLLPNEPTFIEEDIGGFSYQLTLIKDARTNNIFVYGADITDQKKNRLEREQLALDLSHRVRELSCLQRVGRAIEKDPSPENLFKEVVEIIPTGMRYPEKSWVRIIFDNDVFVYNGKLIDEEFMISSDIGVTGSIRGVLQVGYNDDTEILSEEVDMCHNISRRLGSVVERIDLRENLLKQEREEAVRNLAAAVAHEFNQPLQVLKLISALSENEGVEEYSKVKELIPKQVSKISGLVDKLLNVTSYETKVYAAGTEIVDLDSFGMDIPSKKHKVLVVDDDVAILQLMSSVIEKSGFEVDCAATGEEAFELMQKNGYGLVISDVSLPGMSGIELFEAVNDKFKNMPFVFMSGYAVEDVHQAVLEKSAGFFPKPFDITTVIKLISGILSH; this is encoded by the coding sequence ATGTCATCAGGGAAAAAACTTACGAATGAGTTGATAGCAAAGAAACTCACAGAGTCACTGAATCTCGGTTATATCCGCTATAACGATGACGGCAGTGTGGCGGTAGTGAATTCCATACTTATTAAATTACTCGGATATAAGTCAAAATCTGATTTTGTGTCCTCTGATTATGCCGAAAAACTCTATCGAAATATAAAAGGGGCGATTAAAAACAAATCGGACAGCCCGGATTGGTCATCCGTCGATTATTCATTATCGGGGAAGGACGGAGCGATTACTCCGGTTACGGTTCATGTTTCAAAAAGCAGTGAATTTTTAGAAATCTACATAAAAGATTTAACTGAAATTCATAAACTGAGGGATGCGGTTAGGATGGGAGAGGATAAGGCAAAATCCATTCTTGATAATCTCGTAGACGGTATAATTTCAATTAACGATAAAGGCATCATCGAATCGGTGAATCCGGCTGTACTAAATATTTTCGGATATACCACTAAGGAACTCGTAGGTAAAAATCTTAAGAAACTTATGCCTGAGCCTGATAGAGACAATCACGACAATTATATAGGTAACTACCACAGAAGCGGCAAAGCAAAGATAATCGGAATCGGTAGAGAGGTAATTGGGCGAAAAAAGGATGGGACGACATTTCCTATTTATCTTGGAATAGGCGAAGTGGAGCTTTCTGACCATAAAATATTTATCGGCATAATCCGCGATATAACTTCACAAAAGGCAGCGGAAGAAATCCTTATAAAATCACAATCTGAATTAGAAATTAGGGTTGCTGAACGGACGTCAAAGCTTGCGGAAATAAATGAAATACTAAAGAACGAAATTAAAATTCGGGAGGAAATCCAAACTGAGCTCGAACATCTGGCGCTACTCGCAAAACTTAATCCGGGACCTGTATTTCAATCTGATGAATTTGGGATTGTTAATTTTGCCAATCCTGCCGCAAAAGGACTATTTGATGAATCGGTTGTTGGTAAATCGATAGATTTACTATTCAAAAACATAACTGAATCCCGGATAAAAAAGCTTCTGCCAAATGAGCCTACGTTCATCGAAGAGGATATCGGTGGATTTTCATATCAGTTAACTCTCATTAAAGATGCCCGCACAAATAATATATTTGTCTACGGAGCGGATATAACTGATCAAAAGAAAAACCGGTTGGAAAGAGAACAACTGGCGCTTGATTTGAGTCATAGAGTTAGAGAGCTTTCTTGTCTTCAGAGGGTCGGGCGCGCAATTGAGAAAGATCCTTCACCGGAAAATCTCTTCAAGGAGGTAGTGGAAATCATTCCAACGGGAATGAGATACCCTGAAAAATCGTGGGTTAGAATTATTTTCGATAACGATGTATTCGTGTACAACGGGAAGCTTATTGATGAAGAGTTTATGATATCAAGTGATATAGGAGTTACCGGCAGCATCAGAGGAGTTCTTCAGGTGGGTTATAACGACGATACGGAAATACTAAGCGAAGAAGTGGATATGTGCCACAATATTTCTCGCCGACTCGGTTCAGTTGTGGAGAGGATAGACCTGAGAGAAAATCTATTAAAGCAGGAAAGGGAGGAGGCAGTGCGGAATCTTGCGGCAGCGGTAGCGCACGAGTTTAATCAGCCGCTGCAAGTGCTTAAACTCATTTCGGCCCTGTCAGAAAATGAAGGTGTTGAAGAGTATTCCAAGGTTAAAGAACTAATTCCCAAGCAGGTTTCTAAAATTTCCGGGCTTGTTGACAAGCTCCTGAACGTGACGTCTTATGAAACAAAAGTGTATGCCGCGGGGACTGAAATCGTTGATCTTGACAGTTTCGGAATGGATATCCCCTCCAAAAAGCATAAAGTATTGGTTGTCGACGATGACGTGGCGATTCTACAATTGATGTCGAGTGTTATTGAAAAAAGCGGTTTTGAGGTTGACTGCGCCGCAACCGGAGAGGAAGCGTTTGAACTCATGCAGAAAAACGGGTACGGACTTGTGATAAGCGACGTCTCTTTGCCGGGAATGAGCGGTATAGAACTTTTTGAAGCGGTAAACGATAAATTCAAGAATATGCCATTCGTTTTTATGTCGGGGTATGCGGTAGAGGACGTTCATCAAGCAGTTTTGGAGAAATCAGCTGGATTTTTCCCTAAGCCTTTTGATATTACTACGGTCATTAAGTTAATCTCCGGCATACTCTCCCACTGA
- the selD gene encoding selenide, water dikinase SelD, translating into MVRDLPTGSSENLIAGFEGYEDAAVYRLTDEIALVQTADYITPMTDDPYLFGQLAAANALSDIYAMGALPITAINLCNFPEKGIPNSIFRGILEGGASKVIEAGAVTVGGHTIKDDELKYGLSVSGTVHPNKIIRNSDVEIGDLLILTKPIGTGVLFNAVKKGALEAKWLDTAVTGNVVLNKNASRSMVKHGANACTDITGFGLLGHLREMVSAKNVSAEINSNSIPLFEKAFDASEQGFRPGMSKDNMKSLEKNLSIKSSVSEAHRWLMVDPQTSGGLLISIADDKAEALLEELRSDDSPEAAIIGKVTEPIERKIWVI; encoded by the coding sequence TTGGTCAGAGATCTACCGACAGGATCGAGCGAAAATCTCATAGCCGGGTTTGAAGGCTACGAGGACGCTGCGGTGTACCGTTTAACGGATGAGATAGCTCTCGTTCAGACGGCGGACTACATAACTCCGATGACAGACGACCCGTACCTGTTCGGACAGCTTGCTGCCGCAAACGCACTAAGCGACATTTATGCGATGGGCGCCTTGCCGATCACGGCAATTAATCTGTGTAACTTTCCGGAAAAGGGAATTCCGAATTCGATATTCAGGGGGATACTCGAGGGGGGCGCATCAAAAGTTATAGAAGCCGGAGCCGTGACGGTAGGGGGTCATACTATAAAAGATGACGAGTTGAAATACGGGCTTTCCGTGTCGGGCACAGTTCACCCCAACAAAATTATTCGAAACTCCGACGTAGAGATCGGGGACCTTCTAATACTCACGAAGCCGATCGGAACCGGTGTGTTATTTAACGCTGTCAAGAAAGGCGCGCTTGAGGCAAAATGGCTTGATACGGCTGTGACCGGTAATGTGGTATTAAACAAAAACGCATCCCGGTCGATGGTTAAACACGGTGCGAATGCGTGCACAGACATAACCGGTTTCGGACTGTTAGGTCACCTAAGAGAGATGGTCTCCGCTAAAAACGTTAGTGCGGAAATAAACTCTAACTCCATTCCCTTGTTTGAGAAGGCTTTTGATGCATCAGAGCAAGGCTTCAGACCGGGAATGTCGAAAGATAATATGAAATCTCTTGAGAAAAACTTATCAATCAAATCATCGGTCTCTGAAGCTCACAGGTGGTTGATGGTAGATCCCCAGACTTCCGGCGGTTTGCTGATATCAATTGCAGATGATAAAGCCGAGGCATTGTTGGA